One genomic region from Microcystis panniformis FACHB-1757 encodes:
- a CDS encoding gas vesicle protein K, which produces MTLACTPYDSDNQALLTRPESNSQAGLAPLLLTVVELVRQLLEAQIIRRMEKGVLSESDLDRAAESIQKLQEQILYLCEIFEVEPEELNVHLGEFGTLLPEAGSYYPGEEGIKPSVLELVDRLLNTGVVVEGNVDLGLAQLDLIHLKLRLVLTSQPV; this is translated from the coding sequence ATGACACTTGCTTGCACACCTTACGATTCTGATAATCAAGCCTTGCTGACCCGTCCAGAAAGTAATAGCCAAGCTGGTTTAGCCCCTTTACTGTTAACTGTCGTGGAACTGGTACGCCAATTGCTCGAAGCCCAAATCATTCGCCGGATGGAAAAAGGGGTTCTCAGTGAGTCTGATTTAGATAGAGCCGCAGAAAGTATCCAAAAATTGCAAGAACAAATTCTCTATTTGTGTGAAATTTTTGAGGTTGAGCCAGAAGAGTTAAATGTCCACCTAGGAGAGTTTGGAACTCTTTTACCGGAAGCAGGGAGTTATTACCCGGGAGAGGAGGGTATTAAGCCTTCTGTGTTAGAATTAGTGGATAGACTCCTCAATACAGGGGTTGTTGTGGAAGGAAATGTTGATCTGGGTTTAGCTCAACTAGATTTAATTCATCTAAAGCTTCGTTTGGTTTTAACTTCTCAGCCGGTTTAA
- a CDS encoding GvpL/GvpF family gas vesicle protein gives MTVGLYLYGIFPEPVPDGLVLQGIDNEPVHSEMIEGFSFLYSAAHKEKYLASRRYLICHEKVLETVMEAGFTTLLPLRFGLVIKTWESVTEQLITPYKTQLKELFAKLSGQREVSIKIFWDNQWELQAALESNPKLKQERDAMMGKNLNMEEIIHIGQLIEATVLQRKQDIIQVFRDQLNHRAQEVIESDPMTDDMIYNAAYLIPWEQEPEFSQNVEAIDQQFGDRLRIRYNNLTAPYTFAQLV, from the coding sequence ATGACAGTGGGTCTTTATTTATATGGAATATTTCCCGAACCAGTTCCTGACGGACTCGTTTTGCAAGGGATTGATAATGAGCCAGTTCACAGTGAGATGATTGAGGGTTTTAGTTTTCTCTACTCCGCTGCTCATAAAGAGAAGTATTTGGCATCCCGTCGCTATTTAATTTGCCATGAAAAAGTATTAGAAACTGTCATGGAAGCAGGGTTTACAACGTTGTTGCCCCTGCGGTTTGGCTTGGTTATCAAAACCTGGGAATCCGTCACCGAACAACTAATTACTCCCTATAAAACCCAACTGAAAGAATTATTTGCTAAACTGTCAGGACAACGAGAGGTTAGCATTAAGATTTTTTGGGATAATCAGTGGGAATTACAAGCGGCTTTGGAGTCTAATCCGAAGTTAAAGCAAGAACGGGATGCGATGATGGGGAAAAACTTAAATATGGAAGAAATTATTCATATAGGTCAACTCATTGAAGCCACTGTATTGCAACGGAAACAAGACATTATTCAAGTCTTTAGAGACCAATTAAATCATCGCGCCCAAGAGGTGATTGAAAGCGATCCGATGACGGATGACATGATTTACAATGCAGCTTATTTAATTCCCTGGGAGCAAGAGCCGGAATTTAGCCAAAACGTTGAAGCGATCGATCAGCAGTTTGGTGATCGCCTAAGAATTCGCTATAACAATTTAACCGCACCCTATACCTTTGCCCAACTTGTCTAA
- a CDS encoding gas vesicle protein GvpG gives MFLDLLFLPVTGPIGGLIWIGEKIQERADIEYDEAENLHKLLLSLQLSYDMGNISEEEFEIQEEELLLKIQTLEEEEAENESESSL, from the coding sequence ATGTTTCTCGATCTTTTATTTCTTCCTGTTACCGGTCCTATTGGGGGTCTGATCTGGATTGGGGAGAAAATTCAAGAGCGTGCAGATATAGAATATGATGAGGCGGAAAATTTGCACAAATTGTTATTATCCTTACAACTATCTTACGATATGGGCAACATTTCTGAGGAGGAGTTTGAAATTCAGGAAGAAGAACTTTTATTAAAAATTCAAACCTTAGAAGAAGAAGAGGCAGAAAACGAATCTGAATCTTCTCTCTAA
- a CDS encoding gas vesicle protein has protein sequence MTTTRPPRPIRSKISTMPRKQSEADHQLELYKLITEKQRIQEKLEMMERQIQQLKNRLTFVTEQIETTEQSIQNLRTANPPSVAKKPDSPKTVAHSSNNSSNFQTFYLEY, from the coding sequence ATGACAACCACTCGTCCACCCAGACCAATTAGATCTAAAATTAGCACCATGCCTCGGAAACAATCTGAAGCAGATCACCAACTTGAGCTTTATAAGTTAATTACTGAAAAACAACGTATCCAAGAAAAATTAGAAATGATGGAGCGGCAGATTCAGCAATTAAAAAATCGTCTCACGTTTGTGACAGAGCAAATTGAGACTACAGAACAAAGTATTCAAAATTTGCGTACAGCCAACCCTCCTAGTGTAGCTAAAAAACCTGATTCCCCCAAAACTGTTGCTCACTCCTCTAATAATTCCAGTAATTTCCAAACTTTTTACCTAGAATATTAA
- a CDS encoding GvpL/GvpF family gas vesicle protein, whose product MKLYNLYTYAFLKTPIESLKLPVGMANPLLLITGGELSAVVEPEVGLDTLQNDDERLIQSVLCHDRVICELFQQTTILPLRFGTSFLETENLLTHLCSHGQEYQEKIEELEGKGEYLLKCIPRKPEEPVLSSESKGRQYFLAKKQLYEAQQDFYTLQGSEWQNLVNLITQSYPSTRIITAPGTESRIYLLVNLQEEPLLIEQVLHWQKACPRWELQLGQVSPPYHFT is encoded by the coding sequence ATGAAATTGTACAATCTATATACTTACGCTTTTTTGAAAACCCCCATAGAAAGCCTAAAATTACCCGTTGGAATGGCTAACCCATTGTTACTGATAACTGGTGGAGAGCTATCGGCCGTAGTCGAACCCGAAGTTGGTTTAGACACTTTACAAAATGATGATGAACGCTTGATTCAATCGGTTTTATGTCATGATCGAGTCATCTGTGAATTATTTCAACAAACCACTATTTTACCCTTACGTTTTGGCACATCTTTTTTAGAGACAGAAAATTTACTGACTCATCTTTGTTCTCATGGCCAAGAATATCAAGAAAAAATTGAAGAACTTGAGGGAAAAGGAGAATATCTTTTAAAATGTATTCCCCGTAAGCCAGAGGAGCCTGTACTCTCTTCTGAAAGCAAGGGCAGACAATATTTTTTAGCCAAAAAACAGCTTTATGAAGCCCAACAAGATTTTTATACTTTGCAAGGTTCAGAATGGCAAAATCTCGTGAATTTAATCACCCAAAGCTATCCATCAACGAGGATTATTACTGCTCCGGGGACAGAATCACGAATTTATCTTTTAGTTAATCTTCAAGAAGAACCTTTACTAATCGAGCAAGTCTTGCATTGGCAGAAAGCCTGCCCCCGTTGGGAATTACAATTAGGACAAGTTTCTCCCCCCTATCACTTTACTTAA
- a CDS encoding ArsA family ATPase, which yields MTNFNLVNNSLSRYDTRHLVMFSGKGGVGKTTLSCGFARRWAKLFPEEQILLISTDPAHSLGDVLQTEVSDQASPVKDLPNLKVRALDAEKLLLEFKEKYGKFLELLVERGSFVEGEDLTPVWDLDWPGLDEIMGLLEIQRLLIDNVVDRIVVDMAPSGHTLNLLGIKDFLEIILNSLELFQEKHRVISQTFSKTYNADDVDDFLVKTQAELTEGKRILQDRDFTLCLIVAIAEPMSLLETERLLNSLHHLNIPCGSLFINRILTDPNQNLDRYSEQQQLLDKFLKIPGQETIFTLPQQSKEPLGGEALDQIMSQIKIIEKVEFTPPPPIQWPQKILPSFSDFIDDKRQLIIIGGKGGVGKTTVAAAIGWALANRHPDQKIRIISIDPAHSLGDAFGTKLGHQSTQLTANLSGQEVDANIILEKFRDDYLWELAEMISGEGSEEGNIKLAYTPEAWRQIVAQSLPGIDEMLSLVKVMELLDQKQQDLIILDTAPTGHLLRFLEMPTALGDWLSWIFKLWMKYQNVLGRVDLMGRLRTLRQQVMSAQKKLKDPQHTEFIGVLQAQDAIVAEQLRLTASLKKMGVYQRYVVQNRYHANEEIDRDLFPDQTLIRLPSLPRSVEPLARVKGAADLLF from the coding sequence ATGACTAACTTTAACTTGGTAAATAACTCTCTAAGTCGTTATGACACTCGACATTTAGTTATGTTTAGTGGCAAAGGAGGAGTGGGAAAAACCACCCTTTCCTGTGGATTTGCTCGCCGTTGGGCTAAATTATTTCCCGAGGAACAAATCCTGTTAATCTCAACCGATCCTGCTCATTCTTTAGGGGATGTATTGCAAACAGAAGTTAGCGATCAAGCATCACCTGTAAAAGACTTACCCAACTTAAAAGTTAGGGCATTAGATGCGGAAAAATTGCTCTTAGAATTTAAAGAAAAATACGGAAAATTTTTAGAACTTTTAGTAGAACGGGGCAGTTTTGTTGAAGGAGAAGATTTAACTCCTGTTTGGGATTTAGACTGGCCAGGTTTAGATGAAATTATGGGTCTATTAGAAATTCAACGATTACTTATTGACAATGTTGTAGATCGAATTGTTGTTGATATGGCTCCCTCTGGTCATACCTTGAATTTATTGGGGATTAAAGACTTTTTAGAGATTATTTTAAATTCTTTAGAGTTGTTTCAAGAAAAACATCGTGTTATTTCGCAAACTTTTTCAAAAACCTACAATGCCGATGATGTGGATGACTTTTTAGTCAAAACACAAGCAGAATTAACCGAAGGCAAACGAATCCTACAAGATCGGGATTTTACCCTTTGTTTAATTGTGGCAATTGCCGAACCGATGAGTTTATTAGAAACCGAACGATTACTCAATAGTTTGCATCACTTAAATATTCCCTGCGGCAGCTTATTTATTAATCGCATTCTAACGGATCCTAATCAAAATTTAGATCGCTATAGTGAGCAACAGCAACTCCTGGATAAATTCCTAAAAATTCCAGGTCAAGAGACAATTTTCACCCTGCCCCAACAATCAAAAGAACCCCTAGGAGGTGAAGCATTAGATCAGATCATGAGTCAAATTAAAATCATCGAAAAAGTAGAATTTACTCCCCCGCCTCCTATTCAATGGCCGCAAAAAATTCTGCCGAGTTTTAGTGATTTTATTGACGACAAACGCCAACTCATTATCATTGGTGGCAAGGGGGGGGTGGGAAAAACCACCGTTGCTGCGGCTATTGGTTGGGCGTTAGCTAATCGTCATCCCGATCAAAAAATTAGAATTATTTCTATTGATCCAGCGCATTCTTTGGGAGATGCCTTTGGGACAAAGTTAGGACATCAATCCACACAATTAACTGCTAATTTAAGTGGTCAAGAAGTTGATGCTAATATCATTTTAGAAAAATTTCGGGATGATTATTTATGGGAACTGGCAGAAATGATTAGTGGTGAAGGTAGCGAAGAAGGAAACATCAAACTAGCTTATACTCCGGAAGCTTGGCGACAAATTGTAGCTCAATCTCTGCCTGGAATTGATGAAATGTTGTCCCTAGTAAAAGTAATGGAGTTATTAGACCAGAAACAACAAGATTTGATTATTTTAGATACAGCCCCTACCGGTCATCTCCTGCGATTTTTGGAAATGCCAACGGCTTTAGGAGATTGGTTAAGTTGGATTTTTAAGCTTTGGATGAAGTATCAAAATGTCTTAGGGCGTGTAGATTTAATGGGACGATTACGAACCTTAAGACAACAAGTGATGTCTGCCCAGAAAAAACTAAAAGACCCCCAACATACAGAATTTATTGGAGTTTTGCAAGCCCAAGATGCTATCGTTGCCGAACAACTGCGATTGACAGCATCTTTGAAAAAAATGGGAGTCTATCAACGTTATGTCGTGCAGAATCGTTATCATGCTAATGAGGAAATTGATCGGGATTTATTCCCAGATCAAACTTTGATCCGCTTACCCAGTTTACCCCGGTCAGTAGAACCTCTAGCCCGGGTAAAAGGCGCGGCAGATCTGTTATTTTAA
- a CDS encoding AAA family ATPase yields MAELFKGFEQLVELAKILEEKLEKGEIKTEMQFNSRPLSNIPRSGGIPRSGGVSRQSNSAGDDFEVNRNRSSPTDSGVEDTVTPPEGPTTSSLKDVGGLTEVIKELKELIAIPLKRPDLLAKLGLEPTRGVLLVGPPGTGKTLTARALAEELGVNYIALVGPEVISKYYGEAEQKLRGIFEKAGKNAPCIVFIDEIDSMAPDRSKVEGEVEKRLVAQLLGLMDGFAQSRGVIVLAATNRPDHLDPALRRPGRFDREVLFRVPDRKGRLEILQILTRSMPLDESVSLALIADNAVGFVGSDLKAVCQKAAYSALRRQVPTIDSQIPETMTVVQADFLQALKEVKPAVLRSVEVESPHVAWDNIGGLEQIKQTLQESVEGALLHPQLYTQTKAQAPKGILLWGPPGTGKTLLAKAVASQARANFISINGPELLSKWVGASEQAVRELFAKARQAAPCVVFIDEIDTLAPARGRYSGDSGVSDRVVGQILTELDGLQTGATILVIGATNRPDALDPALLRAGRLDLQLKVDLPNASSRLAILGVHNDERPLQDVDLGYWAEATEGWNGADLALLCNQAALMAIRRYRHQGMTDPAEIRITTADFNHAYQLLVEQRAN; encoded by the coding sequence ATGGCAGAATTATTCAAAGGCTTCGAGCAATTAGTCGAACTGGCTAAAATCTTGGAAGAGAAACTGGAAAAAGGGGAAATTAAAACCGAAATGCAATTTAATTCCCGTCCCTTGAGTAATATTCCCCGTTCTGGCGGTATTCCCCGTTCAGGGGGAGTTTCTCGTCAGAGCAATTCTGCTGGGGATGATTTTGAGGTCAATCGCAATCGCTCATCCCCCACCGATTCAGGGGTTGAAGACACTGTGACACCGCCCGAAGGACCGACCACGTCTTCCCTGAAAGATGTTGGTGGCTTGACGGAAGTGATTAAAGAACTCAAGGAACTAATTGCCATTCCCCTGAAACGCCCTGACTTGTTGGCCAAGTTAGGACTTGAACCCACTCGCGGCGTTCTCTTAGTCGGACCCCCTGGAACCGGTAAAACCCTGACCGCCCGTGCTTTGGCCGAAGAACTCGGTGTTAACTATATTGCCTTAGTCGGACCAGAGGTGATCAGCAAATATTATGGGGAGGCTGAACAAAAACTGCGGGGAATTTTTGAGAAAGCCGGTAAGAATGCGCCTTGTATCGTTTTTATTGACGAAATTGATAGCATGGCACCCGATCGCAGTAAAGTTGAAGGGGAAGTAGAAAAAAGACTGGTGGCCCAATTGCTGGGTTTAATGGATGGCTTTGCCCAAAGCCGAGGGGTGATTGTTCTAGCGGCGACAAACCGTCCCGACCATCTTGACCCTGCCCTCCGTCGCCCTGGACGGTTTGACCGAGAAGTCCTCTTTCGGGTGCCTGACCGCAAAGGCCGTTTAGAAATCCTGCAAATTCTCACCCGTTCCATGCCCCTAGATGAATCAGTTTCCTTAGCTCTGATTGCCGATAATGCGGTGGGATTTGTCGGGTCAGATTTAAAAGCCGTTTGCCAGAAAGCGGCCTATAGTGCTTTGCGGCGCCAGGTTCCTACGATTGACTCGCAAATTCCGGAAACAATGACGGTGGTCCAAGCCGACTTTTTGCAAGCCCTTAAAGAAGTTAAACCGGCGGTATTGCGGTCTGTGGAAGTGGAATCTCCCCATGTGGCTTGGGACAATATTGGCGGACTTGAACAGATTAAACAAACCCTACAGGAGTCCGTGGAAGGGGCATTACTCCATCCGCAATTATATACGCAAACCAAAGCCCAAGCTCCCAAAGGTATTTTACTTTGGGGTCCTCCCGGAACGGGAAAAACCTTATTGGCCAAAGCGGTTGCATCTCAGGCGCGAGCTAATTTTATTAGTATTAATGGACCTGAGCTTTTGAGTAAATGGGTGGGTGCGAGTGAACAGGCGGTGCGTGAGTTGTTTGCCAAAGCTCGTCAGGCAGCCCCTTGTGTGGTTTTTATTGATGAAATTGATACTTTAGCACCAGCAAGAGGTCGTTATAGTGGGGATTCAGGAGTGAGTGACCGGGTTGTGGGACAAATCCTCACGGAGTTAGATGGATTGCAAACGGGGGCAACGATTTTAGTGATTGGAGCCACTAATCGCCCAGATGCGTTAGATCCAGCCTTATTGCGAGCGGGACGGTTGGATTTACAGTTAAAAGTTGATTTACCGAATGCCTCTAGTCGTTTAGCAATTCTCGGGGTTCATAATGATGAACGTCCTTTACAGGATGTGGATTTAGGCTATTGGGCCGAGGCAACCGAAGGCTGGAATGGCGCAGATTTAGCGTTATTATGTAACCAAGCGGCACTGATGGCAATTCGTCGTTATCGCCATCAGGGAATGACTGACCCGGCTGAGATTCGCATTACAACGGCTGATTTTAATCATGCTTACCAACTGTTGGTTGAACAGCGTGCCAATTGA
- a CDS encoding MFS transporter produces the protein MAHLTSERLNLTTKIAYGAGDLGPAITANISVFYLLFFLTDVAGLSAGLAGSVLMVVRIFDAINDPIIGMWSDRTRTIWGRRLPWMLLGSIPFGISYFLLWLIPTNNQLWLFLYYIFIGIIFNLTYTVVNLPYQALTPELTYDYNERTRLNSFRFAFSIGGSILSLILYIIVSSSYANDLHQAFLLLGVVCALMSIIAVILCALALQERGAKAILNSPQKKVLAIAFIVIGALSLVYGLGKIGVNPRDFIAISTILLGIEGIVSGLTLYYGKTENHLKDSAAIKQREADNNTETIPLKEQLKIVFGNRPFLYVIGIYLCAWLGVQLTASILVYYVVSYMRLSEAESGLVALAVQGTALVMLFFWQAVSQKLDKKIVYFLGMTFWIIAQIGLFLLQPGQITLMYALAVLAGFGVSVAYLIPWSMVPDVIELDELETGKRREGIFYAFMVLLQKIGLALGLFLVGIALETSGFKPRIPGEAIPLQPDSALIAIRLAIAPLPAFFLIISLILAYFYPITRQVHAEILDQLATRRQEEK, from the coding sequence ATGGCTCATTTGACTTCTGAAAGACTCAATTTAACCACAAAAATCGCCTATGGTGCGGGGGATTTGGGACCGGCTATCACTGCCAATATCTCGGTATTTTACCTGCTATTTTTCCTCACTGATGTGGCAGGATTATCGGCAGGATTAGCTGGTAGTGTGCTGATGGTGGTGAGAATTTTCGACGCTATTAACGATCCGATCATTGGCATGTGGAGCGATCGAACTCGTACTATCTGGGGTCGTCGCTTACCATGGATGTTATTGGGGTCGATTCCCTTCGGAATTAGCTATTTTTTACTGTGGTTAATCCCGACTAATAACCAATTATGGCTATTTTTATATTATATTTTTATTGGTATTATCTTTAATTTAACCTATACAGTAGTCAATCTTCCCTACCAGGCACTCACCCCTGAATTAACTTATGATTATAATGAGAGAACCCGCTTAAATAGTTTTCGTTTTGCCTTTTCCATCGGGGGCAGCATTCTCTCATTAATTCTCTATATTATCGTCTCATCGTCCTATGCCAACGATCTCCATCAAGCTTTTTTATTGTTAGGTGTAGTTTGTGCTTTAATGTCGATTATAGCAGTTATTTTGTGCGCTTTAGCTTTACAAGAACGAGGAGCAAAAGCGATTCTCAATTCTCCCCAGAAAAAAGTTTTGGCAATTGCTTTTATAGTTATCGGTGCGCTTTCCTTGGTCTATGGACTAGGAAAAATTGGGGTGAATCCCAGAGACTTTATCGCTATTTCCACAATTTTATTAGGAATAGAAGGGATAGTTTCGGGGTTAACCCTTTACTATGGCAAAACTGAAAATCATCTCAAGGATAGCGCGGCAATTAAACAGAGAGAAGCGGATAATAATACCGAAACTATTCCCCTGAAAGAACAATTAAAAATAGTTTTTGGTAATCGTCCCTTTTTATACGTTATTGGCATCTATCTTTGTGCTTGGTTAGGAGTACAATTAACCGCCTCGATTTTGGTTTACTACGTCGTCAGCTACATGAGACTATCGGAAGCAGAATCGGGTTTAGTCGCTTTGGCAGTACAGGGAACAGCTTTAGTGATGTTATTTTTCTGGCAAGCAGTTAGTCAGAAATTAGACAAAAAGATAGTCTATTTTTTAGGGATGACATTCTGGATTATTGCCCAAATTGGTTTATTTTTGCTCCAACCCGGACAAATAACTTTAATGTATGCTTTGGCAGTTTTGGCAGGATTTGGCGTATCTGTGGCCTATTTAATTCCTTGGTCAATGGTTCCCGATGTGATTGAATTAGACGAATTAGAAACAGGAAAACGTCGAGAAGGTATTTTTTATGCTTTCATGGTACTTTTGCAAAAAATTGGTTTAGCTTTGGGGTTATTTCTTGTCGGTATTGCTCTAGAAACATCGGGTTTTAAACCGAGAATCCCAGGAGAAGCAATTCCCCTGCAGCCAGATAGTGCTTTAATAGCAATTCGCCTAGCAATTGCTCCTTTACCGGCATTTTTTCTGATCATTAGCTTAATTCTTGCCTATTTTTATCCAATTACTCGCCAAGTTCACGCCGAAATTTTAGACCAATTAGCAACAAGAAGACAAGAGGAAAAGTAA
- a CDS encoding glycosyltransferase family 4 protein has translation MMPHIFLFLEIFSQEGGIQSYIKDVLQAYLTLPDCEAAEVFLLRDAPDCPNPFKNQGITFHYLKNNSATLGRIQLALKFLVSLLRKRPQRVFCGHINLAPLTRLYCQALGIPYTVLTYGNEVWEPLPNSQKQALQAAASIWTISRYTRDLMCKANAIDPKKVAILPCVVDEEKFNLGEKSLTLIKKYDMENAKVLLTVARLWSGDIHKGVDVTIRALPTILETYPEVKYLVIGRGDDRPRLEALTKQLGVDKQVIFAGFVPTEELADHYRLADAYVMPSREGFGIVYLEAMACGIPVISGDEDGSAEPLQDGLVGWRVPYRDAEKVAQACLEILPGQDQRCHPQWLRQQTVTKFGKKTLQAKLRQLI, from the coding sequence ATGATGCCTCATATCTTCCTATTTTTAGAGATTTTTTCCCAAGAAGGCGGTATTCAATCCTATATCAAGGATGTCCTGCAAGCTTATCTCACTTTGCCCGATTGCGAGGCGGCCGAGGTTTTTTTACTGCGGGATGCCCCTGATTGTCCTAATCCTTTCAAAAATCAAGGTATTACCTTTCATTACCTGAAAAATAACTCAGCAACTCTCGGACGCATTCAATTAGCCCTTAAGTTTCTAGTTTCTCTCCTCCGGAAACGTCCCCAACGGGTTTTTTGTGGTCATATAAATTTAGCTCCTCTCACCCGTCTTTACTGTCAAGCTTTAGGCATACCCTACACCGTCCTCACCTACGGCAATGAAGTCTGGGAACCTTTACCAAATTCCCAAAAACAAGCCCTGCAAGCGGCCGCATCGATCTGGACAATTAGCCGTTACACTCGCGATCTTATGTGTAAGGCTAACGCTATCGATCCCAAAAAAGTAGCAATTCTCCCCTGTGTGGTGGATGAGGAAAAGTTTAATTTAGGTGAAAAGTCCTTGACATTAATCAAAAAATATGATATGGAAAATGCCAAAGTTTTATTAACAGTGGCCCGGTTGTGGTCGGGGGATATCCATAAAGGGGTAGATGTTACCATTCGGGCCCTGCCGACAATTCTAGAGACTTATCCCGAAGTAAAATATCTAGTCATTGGACGTGGGGACGATCGCCCCAGGTTAGAAGCTTTAACCAAGCAGTTAGGAGTGGATAAACAGGTAATTTTCGCGGGTTTTGTCCCGACGGAGGAATTAGCCGACCATTATCGTTTAGCCGATGCTTACGTTATGCCCTCCCGGGAAGGATTCGGGATTGTTTACCTAGAGGCCATGGCCTGTGGTATTCCCGTGATTTCTGGAGATGAGGACGGTTCAGCAGAACCGCTGCAGGATGGTTTGGTGGGGTGGCGCGTTCCCTATCGAGATGCCGAAAAGGTGGCTCAAGCTTGTTTAGAAATTTTGCCAGGTCAGGATCAACGTTGTCACCCGCAATGGTTGCGTCAACAAACTGTAACTAAATTCGGCAAAAAGACTTTACAGGCAAAATTACGGCAGTTAATCTAA
- the glsA gene encoding glutaminase A, with protein MASPKDFISPVNSGQKLVYPFRNYLNYLHDKYSDLQTGKIADYIPELALAAPQWFGISVITTDGQIFEVGDCRQTFTVQSISKAFVFGLALEDHGREYVNSKVGVEPTGEAFNSIILDEKTNRPYNPMVNAGAIATTDLITGQNATERLKRILEMFKRYTGRDHEINVPVFLSEKSTGNRNRAMAYLMLNFGMVSDKIEETLDLYCQQCAILVHAHDLALMAATLANGGVNPITGIRAIDEHYVQDVISVMLTCGMYDASGEWAYRVGLPAKSGVGGGITAVVPHQLGIGTFSPLLDEKGNSIRGVKICQDISEDFGLHLFNVAKPERDLKTWLEGNS; from the coding sequence ATGGCTTCCCCAAAAGATTTTATTAGTCCGGTCAATTCTGGTCAAAAGTTGGTCTATCCTTTTCGCAACTATCTTAACTATCTTCACGACAAATACTCTGATTTACAGACGGGTAAGATCGCCGATTATATTCCGGAATTAGCCCTAGCAGCTCCACAATGGTTTGGTATTTCGGTAATTACCACTGACGGTCAGATTTTTGAGGTGGGAGACTGTCGGCAAACCTTTACAGTACAATCGATTTCTAAAGCTTTTGTCTTTGGATTAGCTCTAGAAGATCACGGAAGGGAATACGTTAACAGTAAAGTCGGTGTTGAACCCACGGGGGAAGCTTTTAACTCGATTATTCTCGATGAAAAAACCAATCGTCCCTATAATCCTATGGTTAATGCTGGTGCGATCGCTACTACGGATTTAATCACCGGACAGAATGCCACGGAAAGGCTAAAACGTATTTTGGAAATGTTTAAACGCTATACGGGTAGGGATCACGAGATTAATGTCCCCGTTTTTCTCTCGGAAAAATCCACCGGCAATCGTAATCGGGCCATGGCCTATCTGATGCTAAATTTTGGCATGGTTAGCGATAAAATTGAAGAAACCCTCGACCTTTACTGTCAACAATGCGCCATCCTCGTCCATGCTCACGATTTAGCCCTGATGGCCGCTACCTTGGCTAATGGGGGTGTCAACCCAATCACAGGAATACGGGCGATCGATGAACACTACGTTCAAGATGTGATCAGTGTTATGCTTACCTGTGGAATGTACGACGCTTCGGGAGAATGGGCCTATCGAGTAGGATTACCAGCAAAAAGCGGTGTCGGGGGCGGAATTACGGCAGTAGTCCCCCATCAGTTGGGAATTGGCACTTTTTCGCCCCTTTTAGATGAAAAAGGCAACAGCATCAGAGGAGTGAAAATTTGTCAAGATATTTCAGAGGATTTTGGTTTACATTTATTCAATGTGGCCAAACCAGAACGAGATTTAAAAACATGGCTTGAAGGCAATAGTTGA